A segment of the Yersinia rochesterensis genome:
ACCCAAATCTGCAAACCATCCGGCCAACAAGTTGATTAACGCCTCATTGCTTTGGTCGAGGGCGCTATCGGTTGCGCTGATCGATGGCATCGCGATTAACGCCCGATACAGCTCAATAAATGGAGGTAATTTCATCTTCACTGTTGACAGCCTTTGGTTAGGATAGTATCAATATTCATGCATTAATTATGAATAAAAATACAGTAAGCTTGAGCGTAAGGGAACCTAAAGACACCCTTAAATTGACGAAAAAGTCAATACTCAATCACGTGGGGGAACAGTAAGACCTTGCTGATAACCCAAATGCCGGTTTTGACTACTTATGTCTTTATACCGAATAACATTTTTATATCCAAAGTCATTGGAGTTGCAGGTAGGCAGCAAGCGAACGAATCCCGATGAGCTGACACTGGTCAGTGATTCGGGTGAATAAGCGTAGCTAACAACCCCGCAGCTTCAAGTACGAAGGGCAAGGTGAACTGAACCCATGTTGAATACGCTAATTGTAGGTGCCAGTGGCTACGCCGGAGCAGAACTTACGGCTTACCTGAATCGTCACCCACATATGAACATAACCGGTTTAACGGTTTCAGCGCAAAGTGCAGATGCAGGGAAATTACTTTCTGATCTGCATCCGCAGCTAAAAGGCATTATTGATCTTCCGCTACAACCCTTGGTGGATGTGGCTCTGGCGGCAAAAGGCGTTGATGTTGTCTTCCTCGCCACCGCCCATGAAGTCAGCCATGATTTAGCGCCACAATTCCTGGCGGCGGGTTGTGTCGTATTCGATCTCTCCGGTGCATTCCGGGTTCAGGATGCGGAGTTTTACAGTCAATATTACGGTTTTGAGCATCAACATGCCGATTGGCTGGACAAAGCAGTCTATGGATTAGCTGAATGGCAGGCTGAAAAAATTAAGCAGGCCCAATTGATCGCGGTACCAGGCTGCTATCCCACCGCATCCCAACTGGCGCTTAAGCCGTTGGTCGATGGCGATTTACTCAATGAGGCGCAGTGGCCAGTGATTAACGCCGTCAGTGGTGTCAGTGGCGCGGGGCGTAAAGCCAGCATTAGCAACAGTTTCTGTGAAGTGAGTTTGCAGCCGTATGGTTTGTTTAATCATCGTCATCAGCCAGAAATTGTCGCCCACCTTGGCACTCCGGTCATTTTTACTCCGCATTTGGGGAATTTCGCCCGCGGTATTTTGGCAACCATTACCTGCCGCCTGAAAGCGGGTGTGACGGCACAAGATATCGCCGAGGCATACCACAATGCTTACCAAGATAAGCCCCTGGTTCGGCTTTATAAGCAAGGTGTGCCAGCACTGAAAGCGGTGGTCGGTTTACCTTTCTGTGATATCGGTTTTTCTGTGCAGGGCGAGCATTTAATTATTGTCGCGACAGAAGATAACCTGCTGAAAGGGGCTGCGGCGCAGGCCGTGCAATGCATGAATATACGTTTTGGTTTTGTGGAAACCCAATCCCTGTTGTAGGTAACTGGAGGGTTGTAACAGAGTCGAAACTGACATTTTTATCCAATTATATTGAGGCGAAACATGATGAATCCGTTGGTCATTAAATTAGGTGGCGTGTTGCTGGACAGCGAAGAAGCGCTGGAGCGCCTGTTTACTGCATTGGTGACCTATCGCGAGAAGCATGAGCGCCCGCTGGTGATTATGCACGGCGGTGGTTGTCTGGTTGATGATTTGATGAAAAAACTCGCGTTGCCGGTGGTGAAGAAAAACGGCCTGCGTGTGACTCCAGCTGATCAAATTGACATTATTACGGGTGCATTAGCGGGTACTGCCAACAAAACATTGCTGGCTTGGGCGGTGAAGCATGACATCAATGCTGTTGGCTTATGCTTGGGCGATGGCCATACCGTGTCGGTCACTCCGCTGGAGGCAGAACTCGGTCATGTGGGTAAAGCCGAAGCTGGCTCACCGGCTTTAGTGCAAACCTTACTGGCCGCGAATTACATGCCAATCATCAGCTCTATTGGTATTACTGCTGATGGCAAATTGATGAATGTCAATGCCGATCAAGCTGCAACAGCTTTGGCCGCGACACTGGGAGCCGATTTGATTTTGCTGTCGGATGTCAGCGGGATTTTAGATGGCAAAGGCCAGCGTATTGCTGAAATGACGGCACAAAAAGCTGAGCAATTGATTGCTCAGGGCATCATTACTGATGGTATGGTGGTTAAAGTGAATGCAGCGCTTGATGCGGCTCGCTCATTGGGTCGTCCGGTGGATATCGCCAGTTGGCGTCATGCCGACCAACTACCAGCATTGTTTAATGGGGTGCCGATTGGCACGCGTATTTTGGCCTAATACTGTTTATTTTATTATAAATTTTTATAACCCAAAGTCATTGGAGTTACAGGTAGGCAGCCAGCAAACTCATCCCGATGAACTTACTCAAGTAAGTGATTCGGGTGAGCGAGCGCAGCTAACAACCCTGTAGCTTCAAAGGCGAAGGGGAGAACTTAAGGAAGTAAGACGATGGCATTATGGGGCGGGCGGTTCAGTCAGGCGGCAGATCAGCGTTTTAAGCAATTTAATGACTCTCTGCGGTTTGATTACCGGCTGGCAGAGCAGGATATTATCGGTTCTGTTGCCTGGTCTAAAGCACTGGTCACGGTTGGCGTTTTAACGGCGGCTGAACAGCAACAACTTGAGCAGGCGCTCTCTGTTTTATTAGAGGAAGTTCAGGCCGATCCACAGGCCATTTTAGCCAGTGATGCTGAAGATATTCACAGCTGGGTAGAAACCAAGCTGATTGATAAAGTGGGCGATTTAGGTAAGAAACTGCACACCGGGCGCAGCCGTAACGACCAAGTGGCGACTGACCTGAAGTTGTGGTGCAAATTCCAGATAACCGAATTAAAAACGGCTGTGCAACAGTTGCAGCAAGCGCTGGTTATGACTGCCGAAGCCAATCAGGATGCAGTGATGCCGGGTTATACCCATTTACAGCGTGCTCAACCAGTCACCTTTGCCCACTGGTGCTTGGCTTATGCTGAAATGTTAGCCCGTGATGAAAGTCGGCTGCAAGATACCCTAAAACGCCTTGATGTCAGCCCGTTAGGCAGTGGCGCATTGGCGGGTACCGCCTATGCTATCGATCGCGAACAATTGGCGGGCTGGTTAGGTTTTGCCTCGGCGACTCGCAATAGTCTGGACAGTGTTTCTGACCGTGACCATGTGTTGGAATTACTGTCTGACGCCAGCATTGGTATGGTGCATTTGTCGCGTTTTGCCGAAGATTTGATCTTCTTCAACAGCGGCGAAGCGGCTTTTGTCGATTTATCTGACCGCGTAACCTCAGGTTCCTCTCTGATGCCGCAAAAGAAAAACCCCGATGCGCTGGAATTAATCCGTGGGAAATGTGGCCGAGTACAAGGCGCATTGACCGGGATGATGATGACGCTGAAAGGCTTGCCTCTGGCTTATAACAAAGACATGCAGGAAGACAAAGAAGGCCTGTTTGATGCACTCGATACTTGGCTCGACTGCTTGCATATGGCGGCGCTGGTGTTGGATGGCATTCAGGTAAAACGCCCGCGCTGTAAAGAAGCGGCTGAGCAAGGTTATGCCAATGCCACTGAATTAGCGGATTATCTGGTCGCCAAAGGTGTACCTTTCCGTGAAGCGCACCATATTGTCGGTGAGGCCGTGGTTGAGGCGATTCGTCAGGGGAAAGCATTAGAGGCTTTATCGCTGAGCGATTTGCAAAAATTCAGTGCCGTCATTGGCGATGATGTTTATCCGATTT
Coding sequences within it:
- the argC gene encoding N-acetyl-gamma-glutamyl-phosphate reductase — encoded protein: MLNTLIVGASGYAGAELTAYLNRHPHMNITGLTVSAQSADAGKLLSDLHPQLKGIIDLPLQPLVDVALAAKGVDVVFLATAHEVSHDLAPQFLAAGCVVFDLSGAFRVQDAEFYSQYYGFEHQHADWLDKAVYGLAEWQAEKIKQAQLIAVPGCYPTASQLALKPLVDGDLLNEAQWPVINAVSGVSGAGRKASISNSFCEVSLQPYGLFNHRHQPEIVAHLGTPVIFTPHLGNFARGILATITCRLKAGVTAQDIAEAYHNAYQDKPLVRLYKQGVPALKAVVGLPFCDIGFSVQGEHLIIVATEDNLLKGAAAQAVQCMNIRFGFVETQSLL
- the argB gene encoding acetylglutamate kinase, with the translated sequence MNPLVIKLGGVLLDSEEALERLFTALVTYREKHERPLVIMHGGGCLVDDLMKKLALPVVKKNGLRVTPADQIDIITGALAGTANKTLLAWAVKHDINAVGLCLGDGHTVSVTPLEAELGHVGKAEAGSPALVQTLLAANYMPIISSIGITADGKLMNVNADQAATALAATLGADLILLSDVSGILDGKGQRIAEMTAQKAEQLIAQGIITDGMVVKVNAALDAARSLGRPVDIASWRHADQLPALFNGVPIGTRILA
- the argH gene encoding argininosuccinate lyase, with the translated sequence MALWGGRFSQAADQRFKQFNDSLRFDYRLAEQDIIGSVAWSKALVTVGVLTAAEQQQLEQALSVLLEEVQADPQAILASDAEDIHSWVETKLIDKVGDLGKKLHTGRSRNDQVATDLKLWCKFQITELKTAVQQLQQALVMTAEANQDAVMPGYTHLQRAQPVTFAHWCLAYAEMLARDESRLQDTLKRLDVSPLGSGALAGTAYAIDREQLAGWLGFASATRNSLDSVSDRDHVLELLSDASIGMVHLSRFAEDLIFFNSGEAAFVDLSDRVTSGSSLMPQKKNPDALELIRGKCGRVQGALTGMMMTLKGLPLAYNKDMQEDKEGLFDALDTWLDCLHMAALVLDGIQVKRPRCKEAAEQGYANATELADYLVAKGVPFREAHHIVGEAVVEAIRQGKALEALSLSDLQKFSAVIGDDVYPILSLQSCLDKRVAKGGVSPQQVASAIAEAKTRLF